In a genomic window of Sarcophilus harrisii chromosome 4, mSarHar1.11, whole genome shotgun sequence:
- the LOC100927683 gene encoding guanylate-binding protein 1, protein MFGAHLMRAPICLIENSNGQFVVNQKALRVLRKFTQPLVVVAIVGLYRTGKSYLMNKLAGRRTGFSLGSTVQSHTKGIWMWCVPHPTKPNHTLVLLDTEGLGDVEKGDNKNDTWIFALAVLLCSTFVYNSMGTIDQQAMEDIYYVTELTDKIKAKSSSRTEQMDDSMELVSLFPDFVWTVRDFILELEIDGQPATPDQYLENALKPKKGTSEEAGMCIQKFFRNKNCFVFAPPAYGKKLLKIEQLHDDELDADFVKSAENFRNHIYNKAKAKTLPGGAMVNGPRLGNLVVNYVEAITSGDIPCMENAVLALAELENSAAVQKAFAVYEKMMRQGIQFPTETIQELLRLHDICEREAINVFIKDSFKDVDQKFQKALENRLKAKLDEFCKQNERESRDRCTALLQDIFRPLEEAVKQSAFSKPGGYDIYLQQMRELQKKYNQQPKKGIQANKILEEYLKSKETVADAIKQADQRLTKKENQRREQERQAQAAAEAARRMEMALRRQEEINRAIQRRQEKERRQMFERMKAENRRLLEEQKRARIRKLEEEARRIQEEQRRAMAEQEQQLQELQQQYDNRSSDSCTIL, encoded by the exons ATGTTCGGTGCTCATCTGATGCGTGCCCCAATCTGCCTGATTGAAAACAGTAATGGGCAATTCGTGGTCAACCAGAAAGCACTGCGGGTGCTTAGGAAATTTACCCAGCCTTTAGTGGTGGTGGCCATTGTGGGACTCTATCGCACTGGAAAATCCTACCTGATGAACAAGCTGGCAGGGAGGAGAACTG GCTTCTCCCTTGGATCCACTGTGCAGTCTCACACCAAGGGCATCTGGATGTGGTGTGTCCCTCACCCCACGAAGCCGAATCACACCCTCGTTCTCCTGGACACCGAGGGCCTGGGTGATGTGGAGAAG GGAGACAACAAGAATGACACGTGGATCTTTGCCCTGGCTGTGCTATTGTGCAGCACCTTTGTCTACAACAGCATGGGTACCATTGACCAGCAGGCCATGGAAGACATTTA TTATGTGACAGAACTGACAGATAAAATCAAGGCAAAGTCCTCCTccagaactgagcaaatggatgACTCCATGGAACTTGTGAGCCTCTTTCCAGACTTCGTGTGGACTGTGCGTGACTTCATCTTGGAGCTGGAAATCGATGGGCAGCCTGCCACTCCTGATCAGTACCTGGAGAATGCCCTGAAACCAAAGAAAG GTACCAGTGAAGAAGCTGGAATGTGTATCCAGAAGTTCTTTAGAAACAAGAACTGCTTTGTCTTTGCCCCACCTGCTTATGGAAAGAAGCTCCTAAAGATTGAGCAACTTCATGATGATGAACTTGATGCAGACTTTGTGAAAAGTGCTGAAAACTTCAGGAATCATATCTACAATAAAGCGAAGGCCAAGACTCTCCCTGGAGGTGCCATGGTCAATGGGCCAc GCCTAGGAAACCTGGTTGTGAACTATGTGGAGGCCATCACCAGTGGAGATATTCCCTGTATGGAGAATGCGGTCTTGGCTCTGGCTGAGCTAGAGAATTCAGCTGCAGTTCAAAAGGCCTTTGCAGTGTATGAAAAGATGATGAGACAGGGGATCCAGTTCCCCACAGAAACCATTCAAGAATTGCTGCGTTTACATGACATCTGTGAGAGGGAAGCCATTAATGTCTTCATCAAGGACTCTTTCAAGGATGTGGACCAGAAATTCCAAAAAGCACTAGAG AACCGGCTGAAAGCCAAGTTAGATGAATTCTgtaaacaaaatgaaagagagTCCCGAGATCGCTGCACAGCTTTGCTTCAGGATATTTTCAGGCCTCTGGAGGAAGCAGTGAAGCAGAGTGCCTTCTCCAAACCAGGGGGCTATGACATCTACCTTCAGCAGATGCGAGAGCTCCAAAAGAAGTACAACCAGCAGCCCAAGAAGGGGATCCAG GCAAACAAGATTCTGGAAGAATACTTAAAGTCAAAGGAAACTGTAGCTGATGCAATTAAGCAGGCAGACCAAAGgcttactaaaaaagaaaatcagaggaGAG agCAAGAGAGGCAAGCACAAGCTGCAGCAGAGGCTGCAAGAAGGATGGAGATGGCGCTAAGGAGGCAGGAGGAAATCAACCGGGCAATCCAaaggagacaagaaaaagaacGAAGACAAATGTTTGAACGTATGAAAGCCGAGAATAGAAGATTGTTGGAAGAGCAAAAGAGAGCGAGGATTAGGAAATTGGAG gAAGAAGCACGAAGAATCCAGGAAGAACAAAGAAGGGCAATGGCTGAACAGGAACAACAACTCCAGGAATTGCAGCAGCAATATGATAACCGTAGCTCAGATAGCTGTACTATATTGTGA
- the LOC100923253 gene encoding guanylate-binding protein 4 isoform X1 — translation MRAGSASVSILACSLLTQVTVIPAVFMEAPICLVENSNDELKVNPKALQILTSIDKPVVVVAIVGLYRTGKSYLMNRLAGKNSGFSLGSTVQSETKGIWMWCLPHPSKQDHVLVLLDTEGLGDVEKGDPKNDSWIFALAVLLSSTFVYNSMNTINHQALEQMQYVTELTKLIKIKSSPNVVGEEESEEFVGFFPDFVWVVRDFTLELKIDGRPITSDEYLENALKLSKGKNPRVEMANLPRECIRKFFPKRKCFTFDRPTNDKSLLAHLEDVPESQLEASFRTQTDYFCSYIFSNAKPKTLSGGIMINGNRLGKLLETYVKTISSGDVPCLENAVLSLAQTENPAAVQKAAQHYVEQMALKVDFPTETLQDLLSIHTECEKEALSIFMKHSFKDDTHKYQKDLVQILETEKYGFIRQNEEVSTKYCQDQLEHLSWSLKEAISEGTFSVPGGYNIYRKEREEIINNYHQLPRKGLKADEVLQRFLESLAVTEDSILQTDQALTEQEKALQAEQIKREAIEKKNELLKQEQVEMQQNMEAQQRSYEENMNQLKKKMEEDTNKLLEEKNMMLESKLKEQKQLMEEGFQKKAEEMEKTMEDLQTKIKVAEKNKSNGFCQFLDALGTLLMVLLPGAGKFVGLGLKSLGNLLS, via the exons GTGACCGTGATCCCAGCAGTGTTCATGGAAGCCCCGATATGTCTGGTAGAAAACAGTAATGATGAGTTGAAGGTAAACCCCAAAGCCCTACAGATTCTAACTTCCATCGACAAGCCAGTGGTGGTGGTAGCTATTGTTGGACTTTATCGTACTGGAAAGTCCTACCTGATGAACAGGCTGGCAGGAAAGAACTCAG GCTTCTCCCTGGGCTCTACCGTGCAGTCTGAGACAAAGGGTATCTGGATGTGGTGTCTCCCTCACCCCAGCAAACAGGACCATGTCTTAGTTCTGCTTGACACGGAGGGCCTTGGAGAtgtggaaaag GGTGACCCCAAGAATGACTCGTGGATCTTTGCCCTGGCCGTCCTGCTCAGCAGCACTTTTGTGTACAACAGCATGAACACCATCAACCACCAGGCCTTGGAACAGATGCA ATACGTGACAGAGCTGACCAAGCTAATCAAAATCAAATCTTCACCTAATGTTGTCGGAGAAGAGGAGTCTGAAGAGTTTGTGGGCTTCTTCCCAGACTTTGTGTGGGTAGTGCGGGATTTCACGCTGGAACTGAAGATAGATGGACGCCCCATTACTTCAGATGAGTACCTGGAAAATGCCTTGAAGCTTAGTAAAG GCAAAAACCCCAGAGTTGAAATGGCCAACCTTCCACGAGAGTGCATCAGAAAATTCTTTCCAAAAAGGAAGTGTTTTACTTTTGACCGTCCAACCAATGATAAGTCACTCTTAGCCCATCTTGAAGATGTCCCAGAAAGCCAGCTGGAGGCTTCGTTCAGGACTCAGACAGACTACTTTTGTTCTTACATCTTTTCCAATGCAAAACCCAAGACTCTTAGTGGGGGTATCATGATCAATGGAAATC GCTTGGGAAAGCTGCTGGAGACCTATGTGAAGACAATCTCCAGTGGTGATGTTCCCTGTCTGGAGAATGCAGTGTTGTCTTTGGCTCAGACTGAGAACCCAGCTGCTGTGCAAAAAGCTGCACAGCATTATGTGGAACAGATGGCCCTGAAGGTGGACTTCCCCACAGAGACTCTCCAGGACCTGCTAAGCATACATACAGAGTGTGAGAAGGAAGCCCTCTCAATTTTCATGAAACATTCTTTCAAGGATGACACACACAAGTATCAGAAAGACTTGGTG CAAATcttagaaactgaaaaatatggTTTCATACGTCAAAATGAAGAAGTATCAACGAAATACTGTCAAGATCAGCTTGAGCACCTCTCATGGTCCCTGAAAGAAGCCATTTCTGAAGGCACCTTCTCTGTGCCAGGGGGTTACAATATctataggaaagaaagagaagaaataataaataattatcatCAACTGCCCAGGAAAGGGCTAAAG GCAGATGAGGTCCTCCAAAGGTTTCTAGAGTCACTGGCAGTGACAGAAGATTCGATCCTGCAGACAGATCAAGCTCTCACTGAACAAGAGAAGGCCTTGCAAG CTGAACAGATCAAAAGAGAAGCAATTGAGAAAAAGAACGAGTTATTGAAACAGGAACAAGTAGaaatgcaacaaaatatggaagctcagcagagaagttatGAAGAAAACATGaaccaattaaaaaagaaaatggaggaagatACAAACAAGCTCctagaagaaaagaatatgatgCTGGAATCTAAGCTGAAG GAACAAAAGCAGCTGATGGAGGAAGGTTTTCAAAAGAAAGctgaagagatggagaaaacGATGGAAGACCTACAAACAAAGATTAAGGTTGCTGAAAAGAACAAGTCCAACGGGTTCTGCCAATTTTTAGATGCGCTTGGCACTCTGTTGATGGTCCTATTACCTGGTGCCGGAAAATTTGTTGGCCTAGGGTTAAAGTCACTGGGCAATTTATTGTCATAA